The Bacteroidota bacterium genome window below encodes:
- a CDS encoding VOC family protein, with product MARVLHFEIPSDNPEKLINFYSDVFGWKFNRWGEEQYWLAETGPADAPGINGAIIKKNGPDHPLVNTLGVDNIDETIKAVQDFGCEIVVPKMAVPGVGYLMYFKDPDNNITGAMQMDSNAK from the coding sequence ATGGCAAGAGTATTACATTTTGAAATTCCCTCAGACAATCCTGAAAAATTAATTAATTTTTATTCAGACGTTTTTGGATGGAAATTTAACCGCTGGGGAGAGGAACAATACTGGCTGGCAGAAACAGGTCCTGCCGATGCTCCGGGAATAAACGGTGCAATAATAAAAAAGAATGGTCCTGATCACCCTCTTGTAAATACGCTTGGAGTGGATAACATAGACGAAACTATAAAAGCCGTGCAGGATTTTGGATGCGAAATTGTTGTCCCTAAAATGGCCGTTCCCGGAGTAGGATATTTAATGTATTTCAAAGATCCGGATAATAACATAACCGGTGCAATGCAGATGGACTCAAACGCAAAATAA
- a CDS encoding MarC family protein: MTFDTFLLSFIPMFVAFDALGIIPMYLGLTDKINTEEKKKLTLQASLAALIICLAFLFIGNAIFNFLGITVNDFRIAGGLILLIISINDLLFYSSRVRDIKPSDVGIVPLGVPLIAGPGVLTTIMISNNSYGFYYTITSLIVNILITFMALYYADTTTRVLGQAGSKAFAKVASLFLAAIAIMMIRVGLMEIILKK; this comes from the coding sequence ATGACTTTCGATACCTTTCTTCTTTCGTTTATCCCGATGTTCGTTGCATTTGATGCGCTTGGAATTATTCCGATGTATCTGGGACTGACCGATAAAATTAACACAGAAGAAAAAAAGAAACTCACTCTTCAGGCAAGTTTAGCTGCTCTCATTATTTGCCTGGCATTTTTATTTATAGGTAACGCAATTTTTAATTTTCTTGGTATAACAGTTAATGATTTCAGAATAGCCGGAGGACTTATTCTCCTTATTATTTCAATAAACGATTTATTATTCTATTCATCGCGTGTACGTGATATTAAACCGTCAGATGTTGGTATAGTTCCACTGGGAGTGCCGCTTATCGCCGGTCCCGGAGTACTGACAACTATAATGATTAGCAATAATTCCTATGGATTTTATTATACCATTACTTCATTAATTGTAAATATACTTATTACTTTTATGGCATTATATTATGCTGACACTACTACCAGAGTTCTGGGACAGGCAGGTTCAAAAGCATTTGCTAAAGTTGCGTCATTATTTTTAGCTGCCATAGCTATAATGATGATAAGGGTAGGATTAATGGAAATAATTTTAAAAAAATAA
- a CDS encoding DUF1761 domain-containing protein, giving the protein MENSFQSLNWLAVIAVTLLSFLIGSIWYSPVLFGKLWQREADITDEKMKTGNMGIIFGGAFVLIFISMFNLAMFLGPKSDLSFGMIAGFLTGFGWIATSIGVLYLFERRSVKLFFINAGYHIICFTASGAILGAWK; this is encoded by the coding sequence ATGGAAAATTCATTTCAATCACTTAACTGGCTTGCAGTTATTGCTGTTACATTACTATCGTTTCTTATTGGAAGCATTTGGTATTCTCCGGTTCTTTTTGGGAAACTCTGGCAAAGAGAAGCGGATATAACTGACGAAAAAATGAAAACCGGAAATATGGGAATCATTTTTGGAGGAGCATTCGTTTTAATATTTATATCAATGTTCAATCTTGCTATGTTTCTTGGTCCGAAATCCGATTTGTCATTCGGAATGATTGCAGGATTTCTTACAGGATTTGGCTGGATTGCTACTTCTATAGGAGTTCTGTATTTATTTGAACGCAGATCTGTAAAACTTTTTTTTATTAATGCAGGATATCATATTATTTGCTTTACCGCATCGGGAGCAATATTAGGAGCCTGGAAATAA
- a CDS encoding tetratricopeptide repeat protein, with amino-acid sequence MFNIKTSLGYIIIAIVTLIVFYNTFQNDFVFDDESVVQNNQSITSLSSIPKYLTGEDGFAKVIGKYYRPIVSATYAIDYALYGLSPKGFHITNVIIHLIACLLLFKIFTILFAKSKYGNFIALVITLIFAVHPIHTEAVSWVSGRTDSIVTLFFFASFLYYIKFSNSENKTSKFLILSVVFYFLGLLSKEMIVTMPVIILLYDFVYLKKPLQYLKTNLRTYLIFAGVTIFYFIIRYLALKDTPDRPNYMYFIGKDTATVFFTMIKTIPLYFKLLLYPVNLLYHYNGFLPDSTTLDLKALLSLVFILGMLAGAFLLYKRESKVSFVILFFLVTLLPVMNLIPTMNFMAERFLYMTSFCLSLLIGVILIKYMNDKNKSAIAVVCLLIILPYSYLTIKRNAEWKTNDILYSTADGIDGNVLLVNAGNIYANNKNYDEAAMRYRRAIQIRDNSLLAHHNLGLIHMLHNNLDSAEIEIKKGISIDSLAPDGYFQLAQIYQMKNQKNDAINMLERLQKIIPDYKQSQSMLIALKMNPNEIQNNTPGQNPNVPGMQTPNQKVMQIVQLKEKSSFDNYSSKKYKESIKDLEELIELNPSLKSGYQNNIGMCYVELKDDKKALQYFNEAIKSDPNNVNALSGASEIYLKTGEKAKALEMYQQILRLYPDNQFAKAKIDSLMKN; translated from the coding sequence ATGTTTAATATAAAAACTTCACTTGGTTACATTATTATTGCAATAGTTACACTCATTGTTTTTTATAATACATTTCAGAACGATTTTGTCTTTGATGATGAAAGTGTTGTGCAGAATAACCAGTCCATCACCAGTCTTTCCAGTATTCCTAAATACCTCACGGGTGAAGATGGCTTTGCAAAAGTAATAGGAAAGTATTACCGTCCAATAGTTTCCGCAACCTATGCAATTGATTATGCTTTGTATGGCTTATCTCCTAAAGGATTTCATATAACAAATGTAATAATACACTTAATTGCCTGTCTGCTGTTGTTTAAAATTTTTACAATTTTATTTGCAAAATCGAAGTATGGTAATTTTATTGCTCTGGTAATAACTCTAATCTTTGCAGTTCATCCTATTCATACAGAAGCGGTTAGCTGGGTAAGCGGCAGAACGGATTCCATAGTAACTCTGTTTTTCTTCGCTTCATTTTTGTATTACATCAAGTTTTCAAATTCAGAGAATAAGACTTCAAAGTTTCTGATTCTTTCTGTTGTGTTTTATTTTCTGGGATTGCTTTCCAAAGAAATGATTGTCACCATGCCTGTTATAATTTTGCTTTATGATTTTGTATATCTGAAAAAACCGTTACAATATCTCAAAACAAATTTAAGAACATATTTAATTTTTGCCGGTGTTACGATTTTTTATTTTATTATAAGATATCTGGCACTGAAAGATACTCCGGATAGACCAAACTATATGTATTTCATAGGTAAAGATACTGCAACAGTATTTTTTACTATGATAAAAACAATACCGTTATATTTTAAACTTCTACTTTATCCCGTAAATCTATTGTATCATTATAACGGATTTCTGCCGGATTCAACTACGTTGGATTTAAAGGCACTGCTTTCTTTAGTATTCATACTAGGTATGCTTGCCGGAGCTTTCTTATTATATAAAAGGGAGAGTAAAGTTTCGTTTGTAATATTATTTTTTCTGGTAACTCTTCTGCCTGTTATGAATCTCATTCCCACTATGAATTTTATGGCAGAAAGATTTTTATATATGACTTCATTTTGTTTGTCTTTACTTATCGGAGTAATTTTAATAAAATATATGAATGATAAGAACAAATCAGCAATAGCAGTGGTTTGTTTATTAATCATACTTCCATATTCATATCTTACCATAAAAAGAAATGCCGAGTGGAAAACAAATGATATATTGTATTCAACAGCTGATGGTATTGACGGAAACGTTCTTCTTGTAAATGCAGGAAATATTTATGCCAACAATAAAAACTACGATGAAGCTGCGATGAGATACAGACGCGCTATACAGATAAGAGATAACTCACTTCTTGCCCACCATAATCTTGGATTAATACATATGTTACACAATAATCTGGATTCTGCAGAGATAGAAATTAAAAAAGGCATTTCCATAGATTCACTTGCTCCGGATGGTTACTTCCAGCTTGCGCAGATTTATCAGATGAAAAATCAGAAGAACGATGCGATAAACATGCTGGAAAGACTCCAAAAAATTATTCCAGATTATAAACAATCGCAGTCTATGCTTATAGCGTTAAAAATGAATCCCAATGAAATCCAGAACAACACACCTGGACAAAATCCAAATGTACCCGGCATGCAAACGCCAAATCAGAAAGTGATGCAGATAGTACAGTTGAAAGAAAAGAGCTCCTTTGATAATTATTCTTCTAAAAAATATAAAGAATCTATAAAGGATCTAGAGGAGTTGATTGAATTAAATCCCTCCCTTAAATCAGGATATCAGAATAATATAGGAATGTGTTATGTAGAACTAAAAGATGATAAAAAAGCACTTCAGTATTTTAATGAAGCAATTAAAAGCGACCCCAATAATGTAAATGCTCTCAGCGGAGCCTCTGAAATTTATCTGAAAACCGGTGAGAAGGCGAAAGCATTGGAAATGTATCAGCAGATTCTGAGATTATACCCTGATAATCAGTTTGCAAAAGCTAAGATAGATTCTCTAATGAAAAATTAA
- a CDS encoding GNAT family N-acetyltransferase → MTNNNYIIRNADENGLDFMIGLAQKEGWNPGLHDKKPFFAADPNGYFIGELNGEPIACVSGVKYEDKFAFGGFYIVKEEYRKQDYGIKMYNHVIEYVNGLCLGIDGVVAQQENYKKAGFVFAHNQMRYEGIGMKGKLQTECMELKNISMYDLVHFDKNIFKADRSAFLKEWVVMPESYGLAITNNSLVSGYGVIRKCFKGYKIGPIFAEEKFIAEKLFLSLIEFADGKEVYLDIPETNKEGMAIQEKYNMKYVFETARMYMNGNPGIPIEKVFGVTSFELG, encoded by the coding sequence ATGACCAACAATAATTACATAATACGTAATGCAGATGAAAATGGTTTAGATTTTATGATAGGTTTAGCCCAAAAAGAGGGCTGGAATCCGGGATTACATGACAAAAAACCATTTTTTGCTGCAGACCCTAACGGTTATTTTATAGGAGAATTAAACGGTGAACCGATTGCATGCGTTTCGGGAGTAAAATATGAAGATAAGTTTGCATTCGGCGGATTTTATATTGTAAAAGAAGAATACAGAAAGCAGGACTATGGAATAAAGATGTATAATCACGTTATTGAATACGTGAACGGACTTTGCTTAGGAATTGACGGAGTGGTGGCGCAGCAGGAAAATTATAAAAAAGCAGGATTTGTTTTTGCTCACAACCAGATGAGATACGAAGGTATTGGTATGAAAGGAAAACTGCAGACGGAATGCATGGAGCTGAAAAATATTTCTATGTATGACTTAGTTCACTTTGATAAAAATATTTTTAAGGCAGATAGAAGCGCATTTTTAAAAGAGTGGGTAGTTATGCCTGAATCATACGGTTTAGCAATAACTAATAACAGTTTAGTTTCAGGTTACGGAGTGATAAGAAAGTGTTTTAAGGGATATAAAATCGGCCCCATCTTTGCTGAAGAAAAATTCATTGCAGAAAAATTATTTTTATCTTTAATAGAATTTGCAGACGGCAAGGAAGTGTATCTTGATATCCCCGAAACCAATAAAGAAGGAATGGCAATTCAGGAAAAATACAACATGAAGTATGTCTTTGAAACTGCAAGAATGTACATGAACGGAAATCCGGGAATTCCTATTGAGAAAGTATTCGGAGTTACAAGTTTTGAGCTGGGGTAA
- a CDS encoding sensor histidine kinase translates to MTGKFSEKIIIKDGFIMSVGSIFFGAVIPNATGLIQNSTSDISFLIFSYLYFIASAFFIWFGNRWILIFLQDKVDWLNNPFKKVFYLVTSNIIYTSAVLILFISVWYALILGESIVWQKIHFNILICVICVFFITHIYETFFLIKARETGMLKEEQLERSKIQAELEALKNQIDPHFMFNSLNNLTHLIDVSPPIAKQYVENLADVYRYILRNKDNKLVLLEDEILFLNRYFSLLSLRYSANLNLGIKLTESDYSQYLIPPVSIMIAVENAVKHNEVSEENPLQLDIELNNDNLVISNKIIMKKSVRESSKIGLKNLAERYKIITGREINYNSDNGNFVLLLPMLKLNY, encoded by the coding sequence ATGACCGGAAAATTTTCAGAAAAAATTATTATAAAAGACGGATTTATTATGTCTGTTGGTTCCATATTTTTTGGAGCTGTTATACCAAATGCAACCGGGCTTATACAAAACTCAACTTCTGATATTTCATTTTTGATTTTCTCTTACCTGTATTTTATTGCCTCGGCTTTTTTTATATGGTTTGGTAACAGATGGATATTAATATTCCTACAGGATAAAGTTGACTGGCTGAACAATCCTTTTAAAAAAGTGTTTTATCTGGTTACATCGAATATTATATATACATCTGCAGTTTTAATTTTATTTATTTCAGTCTGGTATGCATTAATACTGGGGGAAAGTATAGTATGGCAAAAAATACATTTTAATATTCTTATATGTGTTATTTGTGTTTTTTTTATTACTCATATTTACGAAACATTTTTTCTCATTAAAGCGCGTGAGACAGGCATGCTTAAAGAAGAGCAGCTTGAGCGTTCAAAGATACAGGCTGAACTAGAGGCATTGAAGAACCAGATTGACCCGCATTTTATGTTCAATTCTTTGAACAACTTAACGCATCTTATTGATGTATCTCCGCCTATTGCCAAGCAGTATGTTGAAAATCTTGCCGATGTTTACAGATACATACTGAGAAATAAAGATAACAAACTTGTTCTCCTTGAAGATGAAATACTATTCCTGAACAGATATTTTTCTTTGCTGAGCTTAAGATATTCTGCGAATCTTAATCTTGGAATAAAACTTACTGAAAGTGATTACTCTCAATATCTTATTCCTCCTGTATCTATTATGATAGCTGTAGAAAATGCAGTTAAGCATAATGAAGTATCGGAGGAAAATCCTCTTCAACTTGATATTGAATTAAATAATGACAACCTGGTAATTTCCAATAAAATTATTATGAAAAAATCGGTGAGAGAGTCTTCGAAAATCGGTCTAAAAAATCTTGCAGAGAGATATAAGATTATTACCGGAAGAGAGATAAATTATAATTCAGATAACGGAAACTTTGTCCTTCTTCTCCCTATGTTAAAATTAAATTATTAA
- a CDS encoding universal stress protein, translated as MGFNKILISVDDSAYSIEAVKKGVELARINNAEIGLIHVIDESQTVGNIDAGISPADALIILEKESDKFMQGFRDLYFHDLSIKQFTPVGKPVKEIIKTAERWGADLIVTGTHRTAGWKRLIIGSISEEIIRHSKIPVMVVPLA; from the coding sequence ATGGGTTTCAATAAAATTTTAATTTCAGTAGATGACAGCGCTTATTCAATAGAAGCTGTTAAAAAAGGTGTTGAGCTCGCAAGAATTAATAACGCTGAAATTGGTTTGATACATGTGATTGATGAATCTCAGACTGTGGGCAACATAGATGCAGGAATTTCTCCTGCCGATGCATTAATTATTCTTGAAAAAGAGTCCGATAAATTTATGCAAGGCTTCCGTGATTTATATTTTCACGATTTAAGCATAAAACAATTTACTCCCGTTGGCAAGCCTGTTAAAGAAATTATTAAAACAGCAGAACGCTGGGGAGCTGACTTAATTGTAACAGGAACTCACAGAACTGCGGGCTGGAAGAGACTTATTATCGGAAGTATTTCGGAAGAAATTATCCGACATTCTAAAATTCCTGTTATGGTTGTGCCATTAGCTTAA
- the crcB gene encoding fluoride efflux transporter CrcB codes for MKELLLVFLGGGIGSALRYLVSKSFTGWIHNPFPYSTFVVNVVGCFLIGIFLTLPEKFDWFTLEYRLFLATGICGGFTTFSTFSYENYALIKEGDYMYFVSYTILSFALGLAATFFGMYLIKKI; via the coding sequence ATGAAGGAACTGTTACTTGTTTTCCTGGGCGGAGGTATCGGCAGCGCGCTTAGGTATTTAGTAAGTAAATCTTTTACGGGCTGGATTCATAATCCTTTTCCTTACTCAACTTTTGTTGTAAATGTTGTCGGCTGCTTTCTTATTGGAATTTTTTTAACACTGCCTGAGAAGTTTGACTGGTTTACATTAGAATACAGATTGTTCCTTGCAACAGGTATATGCGGAGGATTTACAACATTCTCTACTTTCTCCTATGAAAATTATGCTCTGATAAAAGAAGGCGATTATATGTATTTTGTGAGTTATACAATCTTAAGTTTTGCATTAGGTCTTGCAGCAACATTCTTCGGAATGTATTTAATAAAAAAGATTTAA
- a CDS encoding tetratricopeptide repeat protein, whose protein sequence is MLKNIVKILFLWGIFINLAQSQTANDLYDYGKTALYSGSYSTALDYFNQALAQQPSYASALNLRAYTYYLLNNKTQALLDADNALRIDPTLPEAYNTKGMVLYDTKNYQAALDNFNLATQYNPGYDYAFFNKGITYEAMGDRAGAIAAYENSISIQPNNSYAYNSLGKLYYGEGNNDLALGNFFKAIYFDPNNFDAYYNRSKIYHYNKEYDKEIGDLIKAVELNPTNFDYRMALGDAHVSVGDFGNAWTDYDNAKSLGPYSAQAFLKSGNVNNYFKNSDKAIADFTKALELNTSLYDAYYGRGIAYYDAGNYDNARQDFAKAKDMNGSYAQAYNGLGLVDAKAGNNTEALNNFNKAIELNSTLKDFYVNRANLYYSTREYDNALNDYTTALNMDPKNAALFVQRGVVFNDMQKYDLAIDDYNRAMEIIPDYAYALNNRGMAYRSQGEFKKAIKDFTRAVSIDPNYAFAFQNRGFTYLDMGRREDAISDFQEAIRTNPAYQNSLQPVIDNIYNQ, encoded by the coding sequence ATGCTCAAAAATATTGTAAAGATTTTATTTCTATGGGGAATTTTCATAAACCTTGCACAAAGCCAGACGGCAAATGATTTATATGATTACGGAAAAACTGCTTTGTACAGCGGTTCATATTCAACTGCTCTCGATTATTTCAATCAGGCATTAGCTCAGCAGCCAAGTTATGCCAGCGCTTTAAATCTGCGCGCATATACTTATTATCTTCTGAATAATAAAACACAAGCTTTGCTTGATGCTGATAATGCACTGAGAATTGACCCTACTTTACCCGAAGCTTACAATACAAAGGGTATGGTTTTGTACGATACAAAAAACTATCAGGCAGCGCTTGATAATTTTAATCTCGCAACTCAGTATAATCCCGGTTATGATTATGCATTCTTTAATAAAGGAATTACTTATGAGGCGATGGGCGACAGAGCAGGAGCAATTGCTGCTTATGAAAACTCAATATCAATTCAGCCAAATAACTCATATGCATATAATTCTCTCGGTAAATTATATTACGGTGAGGGAAATAATGATTTAGCATTGGGTAATTTTTTCAAAGCGATTTATTTTGACCCCAACAACTTCGATGCATATTATAATCGCAGTAAAATTTATCATTACAACAAAGAGTACGATAAAGAAATAGGAGACTTAATCAAAGCAGTGGAGTTAAACCCTACGAACTTCGATTACAGAATGGCGCTGGGTGATGCGCACGTTTCAGTCGGCGATTTCGGCAATGCATGGACTGATTATGATAATGCAAAATCACTTGGACCTTACAGCGCTCAGGCATTTTTAAAAAGCGGAAATGTAAACAACTATTTTAAGAATTCAGATAAAGCTATTGCAGATTTTACAAAAGCTCTGGAGTTAAACACTTCTCTTTATGATGCTTATTACGGAAGAGGAATTGCTTATTATGATGCAGGAAATTATGATAACGCCAGACAGGATTTTGCCAAGGCAAAAGATATGAACGGAAGCTACGCCCAAGCATATAACGGACTTGGTTTAGTTGATGCAAAAGCAGGGAACAATACTGAGGCTCTGAATAATTTTAATAAAGCAATAGAGCTCAACTCTACATTAAAAGATTTTTATGTTAACAGAGCAAACTTATATTATTCAACCAGAGAATATGATAACGCCTTAAACGATTATACAACAGCTTTGAATATGGACCCGAAAAATGCTGCTTTATTTGTTCAGAGAGGAGTAGTATTCAATGATATGCAGAAATATGATTTAGCTATTGATGATTACAACAGAGCTATGGAAATTATTCCGGACTATGCATATGCATTAAACAACAGAGGAATGGCATATCGCTCGCAGGGAGAATTTAAAAAAGCAATTAAAGATTTTACAAGAGCTGTATCGATAGACCCTAACTACGCTTTCGCATTTCAGAACAGGGGATTCACATATCTTGATATGGGAAGAAGAGAAGATGCAATAAGTGATTTTCAGGAAGCAATAAGAACGAATCCGGCTTATCAGAATTCACTTCAGCCGGTGATTGATAACATTTATAACCAGTAA
- a CDS encoding C40 family peptidase, giving the protein MRYLKSLILIFLLCVSLNLFAQNKYAVSINYTPVLNTSDFESVFGGKSGKKVKLDNQGLIREMEFVAMPNTVFEITETIPKTDYNIFKVYTNDYQYKGDFYIDSRFVRVMDSRQEDRWKIIPTKEEIIKNMNALEGYPYMWGGNAADGVSEMLTYYKPAGEIDDATKTNWIMKGVDCSGLIYQSTGGATPRNTSTLCTYGKGIEIENLSAEEIAKKLQPLDIIVWSGHVVIVLDDKTTIESTPAAGVHKSDLVSRIKSVMNERTPVNDWTSTSGKRFVVRRWAE; this is encoded by the coding sequence ATGAGATATTTAAAAAGCCTGATTTTAATTTTTTTATTATGTGTTTCCCTCAATTTATTTGCTCAGAATAAATATGCCGTCTCAATAAATTATACTCCTGTTTTAAATACTTCAGATTTTGAATCCGTTTTCGGCGGAAAATCCGGCAAAAAAGTTAAGCTCGATAATCAGGGACTGATAAGAGAAATGGAATTTGTAGCAATGCCTAATACGGTATTTGAAATTACAGAAACAATCCCCAAAACAGATTATAATATTTTCAAAGTGTATACTAATGATTACCAGTATAAAGGTGATTTTTATATCGATAGCAGATTTGTTAGAGTAATGGATTCAAGGCAGGAAGACAGATGGAAAATTATTCCCACCAAAGAAGAGATTATAAAAAATATGAATGCCCTTGAAGGATATCCTTACATGTGGGGAGGAAATGCTGCAGACGGAGTCTCTGAAATGCTGACTTACTATAAGCCTGCAGGAGAAATAGATGACGCGACTAAGACTAACTGGATAATGAAAGGCGTTGACTGCTCGGGATTGATATATCAGTCTACGGGAGGCGCAACACCGCGCAATACTTCAACACTTTGCACTTATGGCAAAGGAATTGAAATTGAAAATTTATCTGCTGAAGAAATCGCAAAAAAATTACAGCCATTAGATATAATTGTATGGAGCGGTCACGTTGTAATAGTTCTGGACGATAAAACAACAATAGAAAGCACACCGGCTGCCGGCGTGCATAAGTCTGATTTAGTATCCAGAATAAAATCAGTTATGAATGAAAGAACTCCCGTAAACGACTGGACTTCCACATCAGGTAAAAGATTTGTTGTAAGGAGATGGGCAGAGTAG
- a CDS encoding T9SS type A sorting domain-containing protein, whose translation MKSKIVIAVLLICCNNIFAQWMWQNPQPFGFKINHVSALDNNTIYAVGDGNGVLKSTNGGVNWSLINFVLGGTSFQKIQFSDNNNFYACGNGGFLAKSSNGGNNWTQFSSGTTLNLKSVHFINSLTGFISGNFAGVYKTTNGGTNWGLLNSFDVMEGFRFINSSTGWCYGRAGKIFKTTNSGTNWTLFTAATTGNITSFNFGSAATGYCSDNLGNTFTTTNSGDSWTLASSNPYSFVSLSFVNDLTGYAISNSSDLRGVYRTSNGAVNWTRIYYTEAGLTSGQFLDLTRGVIAGDSGNVLYTTNSGSNWNNVKSGFSYYLGPVSFYNVNSGAIGARGFILTTTNGGNNWNIRARDTLNYYDAMYKGSNYILQGGMRDFILGLTPKTIILKSTDDGFSWQHVFDGPKYTTVSDFCFQNDNTSWAVGVGNMSSICLRTTNAGNTWDSINSPVFGQSLYRIIFKGNKGWILETGESSGSTTKIHYSSDNGVTWATQYTATGIKSGSMFFLNEKTGWVGGDSGVFNKIRVLKTTDGGNTWNKYYFDELNGRYFVTMNFLDSLNGMAIDIYAYYYKTTNGGINWTKSPSYSYSVGRMSFVGATGWLALNSGVILKTNNYDGTVSVSGLSTKVPSSIKLQQNYPNPFNPSTKIVYTLNKTQYIELIVYDITGKEISKLVNKVETYGEHEVNFSEKNLPSGVYFCQIKTETEFETIKMVIVK comes from the coding sequence ATGAAATCAAAAATTGTTATCGCCGTATTATTAATTTGTTGTAATAATATTTTTGCTCAGTGGATGTGGCAAAATCCGCAGCCGTTTGGATTTAAAATAAATCATGTATCTGCACTTGATAATAATACTATTTATGCTGTCGGAGATGGAAATGGTGTTTTAAAAAGTACTAACGGCGGAGTAAATTGGAGTTTAATAAATTTTGTTTTAGGCGGAACTTCCTTTCAAAAAATTCAATTTTCTGATAATAACAATTTTTATGCCTGCGGAAACGGAGGCTTTCTCGCCAAATCTTCCAATGGAGGAAATAATTGGACTCAATTTTCTTCCGGCACAACATTAAATCTGAAATCAGTTCACTTTATTAATTCCTTAACAGGATTTATATCTGGAAACTTTGCAGGTGTTTACAAGACCACTAATGGCGGTACTAATTGGGGCTTATTAAATTCTTTTGATGTTATGGAAGGATTCAGATTTATAAACAGTAGTACAGGCTGGTGCTATGGAAGGGCCGGTAAAATTTTTAAAACAACAAACAGCGGAACTAACTGGACACTCTTTACTGCTGCTACAACGGGAAACATCACTTCATTCAATTTTGGAAGCGCCGCTACAGGATATTGTTCAGATAATCTTGGGAACACATTTACTACTACAAATTCCGGCGATAGTTGGACATTAGCTTCATCAAACCCATACTCGTTTGTTTCACTAAGTTTTGTAAACGACCTTACAGGTTACGCAATAAGCAATTCTTCTGATTTACGCGGAGTATATCGGACTTCCAATGGCGCAGTAAACTGGACAAGAATTTACTATACAGAAGCAGGATTAACTTCAGGTCAATTTTTAGATTTGACCAGAGGTGTTATTGCAGGGGATTCAGGAAATGTTTTATATACAACTAACTCAGGTAGTAACTGGAATAATGTTAAAAGTGGATTTTCATACTATTTGGGTCCCGTGAGTTTTTACAATGTTAATTCTGGTGCTATTGGCGCCAGAGGTTTTATATTAACAACAACGAACGGTGGAAACAACTGGAATATCAGAGCAAGAGATACATTGAATTATTATGATGCTATGTATAAAGGTTCGAATTATATCTTGCAGGGAGGTATGCGTGATTTTATATTAGGACTTACTCCTAAAACAATTATTCTGAAATCCACGGATGATGGATTCAGCTGGCAACATGTATTTGACGGTCCCAAATATACAACTGTAAGCGATTTTTGTTTTCAAAATGATAACACAAGTTGGGCGGTTGGAGTCGGAAATATGTCAAGTATTTGTTTAAGGACTACTAATGCAGGCAATACCTGGGATAGTATTAATTCTCCTGTTTTCGGACAATCACTTTATAGAATTATTTTTAAGGGTAATAAAGGTTGGATACTTGAAACCGGAGAATCTTCAGGATCAACAACTAAAATTCATTATTCTTCCGATAATGGAGTTACCTGGGCAACACAATATACTGCAACAGGTATAAAAAGCGGTTCAATGTTTTTTCTTAATGAAAAAACCGGTTGGGTAGGTGGAGATTCAGGTGTTTTTAATAAAATAAGAGTTTTAAAAACCACAGATGGCGGAAACACATGGAATAAATATTACTTTGATGAACTCAATGGAAGATATTTTGTTACAATGAATTTTCTGGATTCATTAAACGGAATGGCAATTGATATTTATGCATACTATTACAAAACTACTAACGGTGGTATTAATTGGACAAAATCACCTTCGTATTCTTATAGTGTAGGCAGGATGTCGTTTGTAGGAGCAACAGGATGGCTGGCTTTAAATTCAGGTGTGATTCTAAAAACAAATAATTATGACGGAACAGTATCCGTAAGCGGATTAAGCACCAAGGTTCCTTCGTCAATAAAGTTACAACAAAATTATCCTAATCCGTTTAACCCGTCAACTAAAATTGTTTATACACTAAACAAAACACAGTATATTGAATTAATTGTTTATGATATTACGGGGAAAGAAATTTCAAAATTAGTAAATAAAGTGGAAACTTACGGAGAACACGAAGTAAATTTTTCTGAGAAAAATCTGCCAAGCGGAGTTTATTTCTGTCAGATAAAAACTGAAACGGAATTTGAAACTATAAAAATGGTGATTGTAAAATAA